From the Gramella sp. Hel_I_59 genome, one window contains:
- a CDS encoding site-specific integrase, translated as MKKSDPIKVVHRNDHSSLEIFVAKKRYSKPKLFTPKVDGKPSVAPGQYWYVYFWWRKNPEGPFDYQPRFKRNLNYLKTVKERKAAGNLMAEQYHEALKKGWNPETKSISGSSRRKKIVSLKDALQYAFDIKKKGKSQPTVDGYKFHLDRFNEWSSTNGISGMDVKQFGIDHFYEFWDWLRFEYIKDDKQPLSGTSINNHKRSLSALFSTMKNERLINDNFIIGIPLEDEDPQNNKAFTPEELVKVIKTLSSDDPYMIPIVQLIFYALLRPREVLRLRIQDLNTEDWLLEVKTKTESRSRRRIIEKIKPAIQALDIKGKPGHYHVFTYWNEPGVWEPKKLKTKVDTMGRRFSEVKNKLGFGREYGLYSIRHTAIMDLYQSYLNDGLAEHEIYPKLMGHTGHRSIEGVKKYLRQYSYALPPDHSDVYSIDI; from the coding sequence TATTCGTGGCAAAGAAACGATACTCTAAACCAAAATTGTTTACACCCAAAGTAGATGGAAAACCTTCTGTAGCTCCTGGGCAGTACTGGTATGTCTACTTCTGGTGGCGTAAAAATCCTGAAGGTCCTTTCGATTACCAACCTAGATTTAAGAGAAATCTGAACTACCTCAAAACCGTCAAAGAACGGAAAGCTGCAGGGAATTTAATGGCAGAACAATATCACGAAGCTTTAAAGAAAGGCTGGAACCCGGAAACCAAAAGCATTTCAGGTAGTAGTAGGCGAAAGAAAATTGTTTCATTAAAAGATGCTCTACAATATGCCTTCGACATTAAGAAGAAGGGAAAGAGCCAGCCCACCGTGGACGGCTATAAGTTTCACCTGGACCGGTTTAATGAGTGGAGCTCTACAAACGGAATTTCGGGAATGGATGTAAAGCAATTTGGGATCGATCATTTTTATGAGTTTTGGGACTGGCTGCGTTTTGAGTATATCAAAGATGATAAGCAGCCGTTAAGCGGTACTTCTATTAACAACCATAAACGTTCGCTTTCTGCACTTTTCAGCACTATGAAAAATGAGCGGCTCATTAATGATAACTTCATTATTGGGATTCCGCTGGAAGATGAGGATCCGCAAAACAATAAAGCGTTTACTCCGGAAGAATTAGTGAAAGTGATCAAGACGCTGTCCAGCGACGATCCCTATATGATCCCCATTGTACAGCTCATATTTTATGCATTACTGCGGCCAAGGGAAGTTTTACGACTGCGCATCCAAGATCTTAATACTGAAGACTGGTTGCTGGAAGTAAAAACTAAAACTGAAAGCAGGTCCAGAAGAAGAATTATTGAAAAGATTAAACCTGCGATACAGGCTCTGGATATTAAGGGGAAGCCTGGACATTACCATGTATTCACTTATTGGAATGAGCCGGGCGTCTGGGAACCGAAAAAGCTGAAGACCAAAGTAGACACGATGGGGCGTAGGTTTTCTGAAGTGAAAAACAAACTAGGTTTCGGGAGGGAGTACGGTTTGTACAGCATCAGGCATACCGCTATCATGGATCTTTACCAGAGCTATTTAAATGACGGATTAGCCGAGCATGAAATCTATCCGAAATTAATGGGGCATACTGGCCACCGTTCTATTGAAGGGGTGAAAAAATACCTCAGGCAATATAGTTATGCGTTACCTCCAGATCATTCTGACGTTTACTCAATAGATATTTAA